The region TGGAAGTTCTAGCTGTGTGACAAAATGTGACTTGTATACAGAGTCCAACTTTACTTTACTTTACCCACTGACACCATGACCTTTCAGTTTTCCCCTGGGACTTTCCTCTGATTTTTTAAGTCAGTCTCAACAAGcccataaaaatttaaaatgaattaatttcctcatgaacatttttttagatATTAGTCTGTTTAAAAGTAGCTCATAAAAAGTTAAATCAGTGTTTCTACAgttttacaaaacaacacacagacatagaCAATAGAGCTACCTGTGCATAGTTTTAGTATTTGGTTTCTGTATTACCATATTTAGAGTAATGTGGAGGAGGTAACACTATAGAAAACTGGAAGAAAGCAGTTTCAACCAATAGGTACAAGAATATACGCTTCGTCTCATCATGAACACAAACAGGCTCTCCTCTTCCTGGGACTTTCCTTTGGCTTGCTGTCTCCTGAAATCACTTTGGGTGTGTTCTTTTAGCTGAGAAAACCTAATTTCCCACGAAACACTGACTGTCAAGATTCAGTTACACATTTCAAATAagattgttttgttcttttttccccaaGAGAAACTCTTCACCGTTTACCTTTGTATTTCCTCATAATAATGTTCTTAGTATggacatgtaaacaaacagctgGAGGTCTGTGAGACTGGCTGGTTGTGCTTTCTGCTGCAAAAGCAGGTGGTTGAAGTTTAGATGCATAAAGACGAAAGGAGAAAAATCTACAAATATAAATTTGCCACTTTAATGTCTGataaatgtttttgtccactGACACCAAATTCAATGAAAACTGAATCCATTGTGACACTGTGATTAATTTGTGTATCTTTTTTAAACAGGCATGCTACAGCCGACAGTGTTTCCTGTAAGTAACCAGGTGTTTTCTGTGATGTCACTGTGATTGTGAAATTGCAGCAACAGATAAAACATGACTCAGAAGTGGCCGCCATGAACAGCATGACCTCTTACTGAAGTCTTATCTGCACTTTTGATGGATAGCTTTATTTTGGTGCGGCGTTTCAGATGTGGTAATGAAGCCAGAGATGTAAAGATTACCATGGTTTTATGTTAGTGTCACTTTCAAGGTTGAAAGATCCACtcaggaaaaaaatgactaacTGTGATTCAACCACTAAGGATTACAAGGAAGCAAATACGAATATACTTTCAATTCTTGGCATGAGCAGAGAAATAAATAGAACATGTGGGTGTCATGACTGCACAAATGTTCAAAAAGTCAGTGTTGATATTGTGATAAAGTGTTCAGTTGTACTACTATTAAAGTAATCCAGTAGCTGACTGTGTAATTCCAATGAAAACCCGTGGCCTTGCATTACACAGTGGAACTGCCTGTGCACCCGCAGCGAGCAGTCAAACCATCTGAATGATTAAGGATTTCAAATCTTTACagctaaatgaaaaaaaaaggcccCAATGCTCAGTTTTAGTGTTGGAGTCAATTCTAGATTGAACTGTGAATACAAAAGTGAATGGATCCACAACTTACCCACAGATGTGTGGAGGCTGATGACATCCTTCAGTGTGCCCTGGTGCTGGTGTTGTTAAGGAGAGGGGGGACCATCATATTCATTTTGAAGTGTTTCTGACAGAGGAGGGCAGGTCTAGTCAGATTTGATGACCATGTATACGAGCACAGAGCGAtaggaatgtgtttttttggctctctgacatattgtgtgtgtgtatgcagtatctgtctgtgtgtttctgtagtACTGCAGGATTAATACCTGTCATTTTTGTCCCGTCTTTCTAGATGTCCAAGGCTTTGGCTGGTTCTGGCTTTGGCTGTGTGGCCCATTGTCACAGGTGAGCAGTTCCATCAATAGCACATGTCCATTGTGGTTTTACAGTGAAACCAGCTGTTTAGTGGTTAGCAAATTTTAGAAGCGAGTGAGTTCACGGTACTGTGGTCAGTCACACATGAACAGAGCAACAACACAAGCTACATAATACAGACAGAAATCACCAGAAACATCACATCCAACTCTACAGCACAGGAGAACTTAATATTCTCTTTTAGGTGTCTGTTTTGATTTTAAAGGGCAGCATTTACTGTGTAAGAAACACACTTATTTGCTTTGTTGTAACATTTATAGAGAGGCTTCATCCACTTACATGTTCCTAAGATAAGTATGAACAAGCCGAGTGACTGGAAACCAGTGCCAGACTAGCAGTTCCACCCTGTTTAAGGTCTCTACATTAAAGTGAACCAAGATAAATACCTGCTGGTTGTAGCTCACACAGATATGAGAATGGTGTGACTATTGTCAACTAACTCAAGTCAAAAGAGCAAGTGAGCACATTTTCCAAACTGTTCTCTGGGtataatgtttctgttttcagcaaAATAGCTGTGATATTGTAAAGTATCAAACTTTAGTCAAAGTTAGTTCTAAGATTGTGAACCTAAAGATAAACATTTTCATCATCTAAGACATAAGAGAGACACTActacacacaaagaaaaaagcaaataagGGAAAAGAAGAAGTGAAAATAGTTTACTGCGTCAGGCAGTGGATGTTCACACCCACCCAAAGCCTAAAATATGAACCGTTTACTCATATTGTACAGCTTactaatgtttttttgtcattcctttTGTCTCCCTGAATACACCGTGTTTCATAAAAGGTTTCCCGGTATGCTCTTAAACTTCACACCCACTTATGTTTCTTTTCCAGAAGGGGCTGTTCTGATTCTGCTCAGAGGGGAAGTTGGTGGAAATGTGACCTTTAAGTCGTCCACTTTGAAGCAGGGAAAGATACAATATATGTATCTCCAAAAGGACATCAATGGGCATCAAGTATTCATCAATGGATACTACTCAGGAAAGCACATCAAAGAATCACCATGGCCGAACACAAGAGTGGATAACAACACGAATGAGGTCCACATGTTTGGACTGAACATGTCACACAGTGGAGACTACGACCTCCTTATCCACTACAACAACGATGGGGAACCGACTAAAACAATTATACGACTGAATATCACAGGTATGCACATTCAAAGTTCAACATTTTAACTTTAAGTTGTTCCAGGAGTTTCTCCACACACAATAACTTAAATgcaattgttaaaaaaatatatcatacTGTTTTTATGTGACACCATTTCACCATCTCGTGGCATTTTCATGAAAATCCTTCATCAAAGTTTACTTGAAACTTAGATTAGGCATAGAAAGAGggaaatttattttttcccctaaaaaaCCTCTCACTGACCGAGATCCAGTTAGCAAAGAAAGTTCACAAAACCCAAAACAAGGCATCTCTTGGCTTCAACTTGAAGGAACCAAAAGAGCTCAACAGAGAGGCGTCTGTGTGTGCACTAGTCTGACTTAGACATGAATCACACAGGAAAGCacctcagatttttttaaaatttgcaccCTTCCCTTTCCTGTCTTAGTACTGGtgataaacagttttttttagtttcaaaaAAGCATAAACATTGAAAACAGAGGGCTGACTGTaatcactgtctgtctgtctgtctgtcatctaGGAAAGTACTCTGCACCTTCAGTCACACTAGTGTGTAGTGATGAAAACAAATTCAAGAGTTGCATCGTGACATGTGCCTCACATGGGGGCTTCCCTCTCTCCAACATGGCATGGAAAGTGTTTGGGACCGAGAATACCAGGAATAATGATTGGAAAGTCCTGAACAAGACTGAAGATCTGAGTAAGGACACCAAGTTGTTCACAAGCTCCAGCACTGCTTTCTTCAACTGCTCCAGAGGAGAGATGAACTTCAGCTGCTCTGTGGGTGGTGTAACCTCCGAGGAGCATACAGTCTGTGAGTATTTAATgcagcaaagtttttttttttttaacaaactctGTTGTATGCTTTTAACCAGTGGGCAAGTTTTAGGAAGTGTGAAAGCCAATGAAAATCCCTTGCAACAAATACCCATAATGCCCCACATGTATTCTCAAGGAGTATATGGGGGACATTTTGTGTGCATTTACATCCTGTCACTGTTTGGCTTTGACAGAGGAGTTCAGATTGTGTTTCTGTGACAAGATTTTAAGGCTTATATGAGACTAAGAGTCTGCAGCCAAACCAACTCCTCTGTGGGGATGTAACTATCTACAGTGGTGTTTTTTCAGAGACAAATGAGACGAATTGAGAGGCTGTTTTTCAAAGTCAGAGCTTAGCAGCTGCATTTCTAGGATGTCATGTAATAAAATCTCAGCGAAGGGCTGCTCCAGTGTCTGGATCCTTTAAATTTTACcaaataacctttttttttagagGATTTTCAATCTTGAGTATGTGCATCTTTTGTTTAAAGCACCCACAATTCTGGATGTGGAACTTAAAATGTAACCTATTAAATGACACatcttcaaactttatttatttgtatcgcacttttcatacagaacaacacaaagtgcttcacaaaaatTATAAAGAaggaagacaataaataaatacaattaaaaatagaaataaaaaactcCAACTCGCCACCCTCCCTACATATAGACagccattcacatgcacacacccacacacacacagactcacacaccaacacaccatgacatcatcatcttgaaaAGACCTGTCCTACCAAGCAGCATTGTAGACCTTGGCTTTGAGAAATATCTTTCGTTTAATGTGTTGGCATGTTAACAGTTGCTGATCAGCACTAAATAAACAGTACAGCTCAGGCTAATGGGAAtagttttgcaggtatttgctTGTAAACTGAAGTATTGGACACACACCTTTAACTTGATGATGTCACAAAAGGAGTTCGAGGTTTCCCAAAGTTATTTAGAGTTTATCCACTGTAGAGAATGAATGTCTACAAAAAGTTCCATGTCATTCTATCAACTTTGTGTTGCAAATGTTTGGTTGAGGCTACAAAGGAAAACCCAAAAGGTCACTGATACAGACATTTCTTCTCATCTGTAGGCACACACCAGGATCCACCGAACAATCCCAATCTTTATGTGATAATTCTAGCTTGTCTAGTGCCTTTCGTAGTGGTGGTGATAAGTTTGGGACTATGGTGGTGGAGATGCAAGAAAAGACCGATAGGTAAGGATACAAATTTTTGTCAGAATGTAGCTGTTCTGTGTACAGTTTGTGTATCTTTAAGAATGTAAAGATGTCAGCAGGAACTGTACAGTAATGCACAAAAACTCAGTTCTGTGTTGGTTTCCAGGAACAGCAGCGGCAAAAGATGTGGTGGAAGAGCTACAGCTAAAGGGACGTGAGGAGTAAGTAGCTGTTTAGTGGCCACATTAAAAAATTCACAAACCTTTGATTACATTGAGGTACAAATGAAGATAAAGAAACGTTGTAAATTCTGTCACAGTTgcttcaaaattatttaattgtaTTAAGCTCTACAATCTTTTCATGAATTACCTTATTCCTTCCTTTTCCCTTGTTttatatgttgtgttttgttgttgcatgCAGGGAGATAACAGTCCTCACTGAATCTAAGGAGGTGACAGAAGCATCTTGAGTGTTAAACTGATGAAGAAGACCATCCAGTTTTTGTCTACGACCAAAAATCATAGATGTTCTGGAAACAAGAACCAAAACTGTATGTCAATCAGATGTACATTACATTTGTGACTGACTGCCAAGACGGGAATGACCAGTGTCCTCAAGACTCAGTGAATCACCAGGGACCACATGCTGCCAACATTTCAGTGTCACTTGTGactttcacatttttgaggAAGTATATATTATTACTGGTGAAGCAGGATGCGTCACTAAACTGACAACAGCAAATGAGAATGACTTACttctccaaaaaaaaagcacttttccAGTGGTGTGTGGTGAGATTGATGTTGCATTCCCGGAAACTGTACCTCATGGAAACACCACCTTGCACTGTGAGTGGGAAAGTTCAAAGGAGAAAGACTGTAAGACTTTATTGTTACACTGACGTTTGTGGACGGAAATGAGACCGTTACACTTGCTGCTAGGGTCACCTCTGGggtgttttagcatttttttaaattatgataTAGTGCAGTTACTGCACTTTAAAATATCCTTAGTAGCCTTGTTTAAATTGCTACATGTACTGTACATATAAACTAGAGCGGCACCATGGCCTCTTAATTTGCATGATCAGTAGCCAAATAAATGTGAAAGACAAAATCTGTGAATTAAGAAAAGACAGGTGCCAAAATATTGTTTGCACATTATTTGCTTTGCTGGACTTTGCCGTTTCAACCAAGCTTTCTTTAGTATTCTGTAAGGTCTTGTATTCCCTAGTAAAGTGCAATAATGGATACAAGGATAAGAgggtttttcctgcttttaacTGAATGGCCGTTGCTCTGATTGTTGGTATTTTGGTCTTTTcacaactatgacatttttctcaggTTGTTGTTCTCATTTGAAACGTACTTGTGCAAAATATTTATtcaattgtttgtttttccttctcaaTGCTGGACTGTAAAATGCACTATCATTTGCTATTTATCCAAGCTATATCCCTTTTGTAAACCAATTAAACTTGTAAAACTCCATTTTATTGTGTTGGGAGAAGAATTACactcatatttcatatttatgtcACAACATTGCACACTACAGTAGACAGTTTGACACAATCCACactcacagaaagaaaaacacaatccTTTGCTccagaaatatgtttttagTTGTAATGCAGCCTATTAATAGTTGGATTAGATTCATTTTGTCGTTATTACTATACGATGGTGTTGCTTATTTAAACTGACAATTCAGAAAAGTTGTGTTAcctttgctgacatgtttcgacagcttctACTGTCTTCCTCAAAGCGTCATCTGACGATTGGTGACGTGTCCCTTTTTATCATGTGAccggtttgacagatctgtcagaatctgtctgaggaagacagcagaagctgtcgaaacatgtctgCAAAGATAAAACAACTTTTCTGAATTGTCAGGTTAAATAAGCAACACCATCATGTAATGCAGCCTAACTACCACTAGATGTAGTCCAAGCAACACAGTGAGAATTAAATCCCTGGCATTGGTGCTAAGTACTATAGAAACTGGGTTTGGTTTAACtatattacaaatacacaaatgttCTACATCCATGAAGTTGATCAGATTTGTCATAATGTACAACTTAATTTCCTCCTTCCAGAGGACGGAAACGTCTATGCATTCAGCTCAAAGCAATGCCAAAATGATCCTTTtacacaggaacacacaatGTATCCTTCcagtaaaaaagaaattaatgcAGGGAAGCGGTTGTAGAGTAGAAGGGGGTGAGATCAATGGTAGAAGAGGAGGAAATGtaagatgtctgtgtaggtaATCCCAAGAGCTTCAGGAAAAAGtgactggacttctcttttctGGATCTAGACACATTTCATCTCTCATGTAAGAGTTCTTCAGAACCGAATAAGAGATGAATCGCCTTGTAGAATggaaaaagagaagtccagttgctttctttTCAGTAAAAAGTTTTAAGAATAGGAATTGTAAGACCTTTTCCCCACATTGTCTATAGAGTCTATCAGAGTAAGTATTATTAAATATAGTTAGAATCATAGCTATGCACATCACAGAAAACCGCCTGTTTCCACCTCTTTCCCACCTTTCCCTCTTTACTCGCCTCCTCTCTGCCTCATGAGTCACTGtgacaggctgtcagtccacaTCT is a window of Acanthochromis polyacanthus isolate Apoly-LR-REF ecotype Palm Island chromosome 13, KAUST_Apoly_ChrSc, whole genome shotgun sequence DNA encoding:
- the LOC110967663 gene encoding uncharacterized protein LOC110967663, with the protein product MACYSRQCFLCPRLWLVLALAVWPIVTEGAVLILLRGEVGGNVTFKSSTLKQGKIQYMYLQKDINGHQVFINGYYSGKHIKESPWPNTRVDNNTNEVHMFGLNMSHSGDYDLLIHYNNDGEPTKTIIRLNITGKYSAPSVTLVCSDENKFKSCIVTCASHGGFPLSNMAWKVFGTENTRNNDWKVLNKTEDLSKDTKLFTSSSTAFFNCSRGEMNFSCSVGGVTSEEHTVCTHQDPPNNPNLYVIILACLVPFVVVVISLGLWWWRCKKRPIGTAAAKDVVEELQLKGREEEITVLTESKEVTEAS